TCAGGGGTTGATCGAGAGCCTGAACGATCGGGTCTCGAGCTATGTGGACGTCGACGGGGTCGATTATTTCGACTCCGCTCACAACAGCACGATCACGTGGAAGCATCTTTTCACGCAGACGAGCGAATGGGAGGGAACCCTCTGGGGCAAGCCCGACACCGCCGACCGGCGCCGGGGTATCGACCGCGCGCTTTCACCGCCGGGAACGTTCTGGGAATACAACGACGTTCGGGTCAATCTCCTCGCGGCGTGCCTCCTTCACGTGTACCGCCGCCCTCTTCCGGACGTTCTCGCAGAGGAGGTGATGGATCCGATCGGTGCTTCCGACACGTGGCGCTGGCACGGCTACCGCACCTCCTTCACCGAGATCGACGGAACCGAGATGCAATCGGTCAGTGGAGGTGGCCACTGGGGCGGGGGACTCTTCATCAGCACCCGGGACCACGCCCGCTTCGGCTACCTCTTTCTTCGCCGCGGCCGATGGAAAGACCGACAGATCGTTTCCGAGAGCTGGGTGGACGCGGCGACGACACCGTCGGAGGTCGAGCCCTCCTACGGCTTCATGTGGTGGCTGAACCGAAACCGCGAGCGTTTCCCGAGTGCCACCAGCTCGAGCTTCTTCGCCCTCGGTGCCGGCTCGACCAGCACCATCGTCGTGGATCCCGACCACGATCTCGTGATCGTGTCTCGCTGGGTCGAAGGGGAGCAGGTGGACGGCGTGATCGCCCGCGTCCTCGCTGCCATCGAGTAGGCGGACCGGCTTCGGGGACAATCTCGCGGGAGGTGCGACGGCTGCGCCGTTTCACTGCTTTGCGTTCAAGTAATCCCAGTGCTCGCTAGCGAGCTCGATCACGGGAACGACGTCTCGGGCGAGCAAGTAGCCTTCATTCACGAGCTCGATGGCGGCTTCGGCCACGCGCCCGAGATACTCTGTGCGGTCTCGATAGCGTGCCTCGATCGAGAGGCGAGGATCGCCCTTTGCCTGCCTTTCCTTCTCGGTCCCGGGGAAGGGTATGAACGAGCCCTGCATGCTCGACAGGGTGTCGGTGGGACCGGATGCGTCGTTGAATAGGTTCCAGCCGGTATAGGTCGCGAGCGGAACGGCCTGCTCCGGCAGGCGGATGCCGGCCCGCTCGTTGCCGTCCCCATCGACTGCCGGCACGAGGATCGGATATGTTCCGCTGACCTCTGGGGGCTCCTTGGTGACGACCCCGTCGGTCTTGAAGCGCTCGCCGTAGTCCACGCGATAGGCTTTGTGCACCCGATCGCTGACCGAGACGCCGGGAAGCTCGGGGAAGCCAAGATTTTGCGGGGCGACGAGGGATCCTTCCTCGATCCGAGGATACTGGCTCTCGGGCGGATCCGCTTCCTCCCGGGTCCAGCGATCCATGGCGACGAGCAGAGCACGCATCGACCAACGAAAGTCCATCGGATTGCTGGGCTGCTGTCCCAGCGTCCTTTCTGGAGGGAAGCGGGTCGGCCCGTGCTGCGTCCCGGCGAACTGGTAGATGCGAACGTTGTCCATGAGCTTCGCGTCTTCGCGACCGTCGATGCTCGTGTGGATGAGCGACGCCGCCCGGCCCCAGTACTCGTAGGACGAGTTGGTGTAGAAGACTTTGGGAAGGTGCTCGGGCTTCTGATAGACGAGCAGGCCGTCGTTCGTGCCCGTTCGGAAGTCGACCTGTTCGCGGTCGGTGAAGGGAAAGATGTCGGTGGGATGAAAGAAGTTCAAATAGGGGTGCGCGTCTCGCGAGGCCTGCGCGAACCGGTGGTTGAAGCTTCCGCGGCCGCCGCCCGCCACGTGGGCGATCACGCCGTCGAACACACGACGATGAGCTTCGTCCTCGTTGAACCCGTAATAAAGGAAGGTTCTCAGAAATCGACCGCTCTGCGATATTCCGAACGCGAGCGCACGGTCGAGCTCACCCTTGCCCACTGACAATTCCGCTGCCCCCTCGTATTTCAGATGTGCCACGACATCTCGAATCGCCGCAGGACCGAGACCGACGAGGGGCGGGTTCTCGGAAACGTAGACGATCTCGTAGATGCGGTTCGGCTCGAAGCCGCCTTCCAGGTAGACGCTGCGCGGGTCGTCCACGACCTCGCCGCGGGAAAGCCTCGCGAAACGCCACTGGGATCGCGGGATGATTCGTCGCTCGTCTTCCACGTCGTCCCGCACCGTCATCACGTTCTCCGGCAGGTCGGGATCGGCGACCGGGTAAGCGATGTGGTTTCGATCCGCGAGTGAGTGGTCCGCGCGGCGTTCGCCGACGACGAAATCGCTTCGCACCAGGCCGCGAATCGGCTTCCCGTCGTCGGTCGCGACCGCGGGATACATGCGCATCCGTCCCTCGACCTCAGGTGTGTCCCACTGCCATCCGACCCAGAGGAGGGCGAATCCTTCCTCCATCAGAAACCCATCTCCGAGCTCCGAGGCTTCCTCGGGATCGAGGCTGCCCTCGGCCCGGTTGAAGAAAGAGAGAAGCCCCTTGCCTCCACGGTTTCCGACCTCGAGCAGGACAGCGCCGTTTCCGCGCTCGAGGTGCTTCGGCTTGATGAAGTAGAAATCCGCTGAGAAGGCCACGCGCCCGTTGTCGCCCACCGGTGCCTTGTCGATGTCGGTGATGATCAAGTTGGGCGCGAGGCTGGGGTCGACCTCGAGATATACCGTCCCCTGCATTTTTTCGTAGCCGCCGGCGAGGCCGAAGGCCTTCCCGCCAAGAAGGTCGGTACGCGAAGAGACATCGAAACGGACGACCTCGGCGCTGGCCGCAATCGAGAGACAGAGGATTCCGATCGAGGTGACGGTAAGTCTCATTGGGTCGTCCTTTCTCATCCCGCTCGTGGGTGGACTATACACCCGGGAGACACCAGGGGCTTTTGGCGTGAGAAAACTCACTCCGAGCGCAGAACTCGAAGGGGATCGAGCGCCGTCGCCCTCCTCGCCGGGGCGTAACAAGCGACGAGAGAGAGAGCGACCATGGCAGTGGCCATGGCCGCGAAAGTGAAGCCATCGGTGGGAACGACGTCGAACAGCAACGACGCGAGATAGCGGGTGAGCGCGTAGGCGGCGAGTAGACCGCCAACAACACCGAGGAGAACGAGGACGAGGCTCTCGCGATAGACCCAGGAAAAGATCCGCCCCCTGCCGGCGCCCACCGCAATCCGAATGCCGATCTCTCTCGCGCGTCGAGCAACGGAATAGGATACGAGTCCGTAGAGGCCGACGCTTGCCAGCACCCCGGCTACGGCGGCGAAGAGCCCGATGAGCATGAGGGCGAATCGATTCTCGGCCAGTGTGTCATCCACGTATCCGCTCAACGGGCGAACGCGGGAGATCGGGATGACGGGATCCATCGACGCGAGCGTTTCACGGATTGGAGCGGCGAGCGACTCGGGTGGGAGCCCCCCCGTACGCACGGTGAAGTCGACCTCCCAGTCCGTCCACGACCAGCCGCGTGAGTCGAAGTAGATGGTGTCCCGCGCCGGATCGCGCAGATCGGCGTACCGCACGGCGCTCACGACACCGATGATCTCGAAGACTTCCGCGCCTCCGCCCCAGGGGTTCGCCAGCACGGTTCGTCCGACCGCCGATTCGCCGGGAAAGGCACGATCGGCGAGCGTACGATCGACGATGGCGACGTGCCGCGCGTCAGCGAACGTGAACGAGTTCCCGTCGAGAAGCTCGATGCCGATTGTCTCGAAAAAACCGGGCGTTGCCACGCGATAGTCGGCATAGGCTCGGTCGGTCTCGCGAACGCTCCCCGCGGCATAGGTATTGGACCAAGCACGGTGGGATAGCGGCAAGGGCCAGACGAGTCCCGCTGAAGCCGCTCCCGGAAGGGCTTCGATGCGCTCTTCGAGGTCTCTAAAAAAGCGATCGGTCCCTTCCGGTCGCTCGTACTTCGTGCCCGGTAACGACAGGGAGAACGTCAGAATATTCTCGTGGGTGAAGCCGGGTTCGACGGCGGCGAGCCGGGCGAAGCTCTTGGTCAGTAGACCCGCGCCGATCCAGAGCACGAGCGACACCGCGATCTGTATCGCCACGACCAGTCCGGTCATGCGCTTCCGACGGTCTCCCTCGACTCGGTCGCCCTTGACGTCGCGTGGGTCGAGCCTGCGTGTCGACGCGAGGGCGGGAATCACGCCGAAAATCAGCGTGGAGCCTACCGAGATTCCGAACACGAACGAGAGCACCATCGGGTCGACGCCGGTCCCTGTGATCCGGGGAAGTCCGGCCGGATTCGAAGCGATCAACGTCTCGGTGGCGACCCAGGCGAGGCCGAGACCCAATGAGCCACCCGCAAGGGCAACCAAAAGGCTTTCGACCAGCATCATCCGAACGATCCCAAGACGGCTCGAACCGAGCGCGAGCCGGAGCGCGATCTCTCGCTGTCGTGCCTGCCCACGCGCCAGCATGAGGTTCATCACATTGGCGCAGGCGGTGAGCAGCACGAGGCCCACCGCTCCGAGCAGCATATAGAGATAAGCGCTGGCGTCACCCACGACGGCGTCGAGAAGGGGCACGACCACGAGCTCTCCGCCGGCTCGGGCGAAATCCACGCGCTGCTCGCGGAACCGAGAGGCGAGCGAGTCCATCTCTGCCTGGGCTTCGTCGAATGTACGACCTTCCGCGAGACGACCCACGAGATCG
This sequence is a window from Vicinamibacteria bacterium. Protein-coding genes within it:
- a CDS encoding serine hydrolase, producing the protein MNRALSSAYMLGSFLFLGACGNDHAPELESPSGSSPYYPARGDGWERKAPEDVGMNRERLDEAVAFAEAHETSMPKDPGRYLRERFAGQADQEIVGPTQKRGGVNGIVVRHGYIVAEWGDTRRTDMTFSVTKSYLSTLGGIAIDQGLIESLNDRVSSYVDVDGVDYFDSAHNSTITWKHLFTQTSEWEGTLWGKPDTADRRRGIDRALSPPGTFWEYNDVRVNLLAACLLHVYRRPLPDVLAEEVMDPIGASDTWRWHGYRTSFTEIDGTEMQSVSGGGHWGGGLFISTRDHARFGYLFLRRGRWKDRQIVSESWVDAATTPSEVEPSYGFMWWLNRNRERFPSATSSSFFALGAGSTSTIVVDPDHDLVIVSRWVEGEQVDGVIARVLAAIE
- a CDS encoding alpha/beta hydrolase domain-containing protein, translated to MRLTVTSIGILCLSIAASAEVVRFDVSSRTDLLGGKAFGLAGGYEKMQGTVYLEVDPSLAPNLIITDIDKAPVGDNGRVAFSADFYFIKPKHLERGNGAVLLEVGNRGGKGLLSFFNRAEGSLDPEEASELGDGFLMEEGFALLWVGWQWDTPEVEGRMRMYPAVATDDGKPIRGLVRSDFVVGERRADHSLADRNHIAYPVADPDLPENVMTVRDDVEDERRIIPRSQWRFARLSRGEVVDDPRSVYLEGGFEPNRIYEIVYVSENPPLVGLGPAAIRDVVAHLKYEGAAELSVGKGELDRALAFGISQSGRFLRTFLYYGFNEDEAHRRVFDGVIAHVAGGGRGSFNHRFAQASRDAHPYLNFFHPTDIFPFTDREQVDFRTGTNDGLLVYQKPEHLPKVFYTNSSYEYWGRAASLIHTSIDGREDAKLMDNVRIYQFAGTQHGPTRFPPERTLGQQPSNPMDFRWSMRALLVAMDRWTREEADPPESQYPRIEEGSLVAPQNLGFPELPGVSVSDRVHKAYRVDYGERFKTDGVVTKEPPEVSGTYPILVPAVDGDGNERAGIRLPEQAVPLATYTGWNLFNDASGPTDTLSSMQGSFIPFPGTEKERQAKGDPRLSIEARYRDRTEYLGRVAEAAIELVNEGYLLARDVVPVIELASEHWDYLNAKQ
- a CDS encoding ABC transporter permease, with protein sequence MKLLELLLKLYPQAFRDRFRMEILAFIESDRTLVRGRARRSLWWVRTMFDLVLGASRLRIWERRFAPKPPRRVQAMGVARDVVLGLRSLGATPLVSAVIVATLAIGIGMSAAIFSVVETVLLDPLDYREPERLAFIKARWVADGVEDANHSGMDFERIRESAETFEDVAAVFHIRQNLTGTEIPLQVEVGWTSSNLFEILGVSFLFGSGFTSDAPPGTLVLSHHLWLDAFGGEEDIIGRVVRLDDHPYTISGVLPRGFTLHVPRFPTHVDVWKVPDDWWQNGDLWSGDDIDVALFDLVGRLAEGRTFDEAQAEMDSLASRFREQRVDFARAGGELVVVPLLDAVVGDASAYLYMLLGAVGLVLLTACANVMNLMLARGQARQREIALRLALGSSRLGIVRMMLVESLLVALAGGSLGLGLAWVATETLIASNPAGLPRITGTGVDPMVLSFVFGISVGSTLIFGVIPALASTRRLDPRDVKGDRVEGDRRKRMTGLVVAIQIAVSLVLWIGAGLLTKSFARLAAVEPGFTHENILTFSLSLPGTKYERPEGTDRFFRDLEERIEALPGAASAGLVWPLPLSHRAWSNTYAAGSVRETDRAYADYRVATPGFFETIGIELLDGNSFTFADARHVAIVDRTLADRAFPGESAVGRTVLANPWGGGAEVFEIIGVVSAVRYADLRDPARDTIYFDSRGWSWTDWEVDFTVRTGGLPPESLAAPIRETLASMDPVIPISRVRPLSGYVDDTLAENRFALMLIGLFAAVAGVLASVGLYGLVSYSVARRAREIGIRIAVGAGRGRIFSWVYRESLVLVLLGVVGGLLAAYALTRYLASLLFDVVPTDGFTFAAMATAMVALSLVACYAPARRATALDPLRVLRSE